The following proteins are co-located in the Sporosarcina pasteurii genome:
- the mnmA gene encoding tRNA 2-thiouridine(34) synthase MnmA, with amino-acid sequence MKKAPSETRVVIGMSGGVDSSVAALLLKEQGYDVIGIFMKNWDDTDEFGVCTATEDYEDVIAVCNEIGIPYYAVNFEQQYWDKVFTYFLDEYKAGRTPNPDVMCNKEIKFNAFLDHAMSLGADYLATGHYAQVVDTEDGVAMLRGKDESKDQTYFLNQLTQEMLEKVMFPLGHLDKSEVRKIAIEAGLTTAKKKDSTGICFIGERNFKEFLGQYLPAQPGAMETMTGETVGQHDGLMYYTIGQRHGLGIGGAGDPWFVLGKDLKNNVLLVGQGFHHDALYSDSLTAVDVNLATPRKLPTRFTCTAKFRYRQPDTKVTVEITGEHTANVIFEEPVRAITPGQAVVLYDGEECLGGGTIDTVIKNGIKLDYVG; translated from the coding sequence ATAAAAAAAGCACCATCTGAAACGCGTGTCGTCATTGGCATGTCTGGTGGCGTCGATTCGTCTGTCGCTGCGCTTTTATTAAAAGAGCAAGGCTATGACGTTATCGGAATTTTTATGAAGAATTGGGATGACACGGACGAGTTCGGTGTTTGTACAGCAACAGAAGATTATGAAGACGTCATTGCTGTTTGTAATGAAATTGGCATTCCATATTATGCCGTTAATTTCGAACAACAATATTGGGATAAAGTGTTTACGTACTTCTTAGATGAATATAAAGCGGGACGTACACCAAACCCAGACGTCATGTGTAATAAAGAAATTAAATTCAACGCATTTTTAGACCATGCGATGAGTCTTGGTGCCGATTATTTAGCAACTGGACACTATGCACAAGTTGTCGACACAGAAGATGGCGTAGCGATGTTGCGCGGTAAAGATGAAAGCAAAGACCAAACTTATTTCTTAAATCAATTAACGCAAGAAATGCTTGAGAAAGTGATGTTCCCACTCGGGCATTTAGATAAAAGTGAAGTTCGGAAAATAGCGATTGAAGCTGGCCTTACTACAGCAAAGAAAAAAGATTCAACGGGCATTTGCTTTATCGGCGAAAGAAATTTTAAGGAATTCTTAGGTCAATATTTACCAGCGCAACCAGGAGCAATGGAAACGATGACGGGTGAAACAGTCGGTCAACATGATGGACTTATGTATTATACAATTGGTCAACGTCATGGGCTTGGCATTGGTGGAGCAGGTGATCCTTGGTTTGTGTTAGGGAAAGATTTGAAAAACAATGTACTGCTTGTTGGGCAAGGTTTTCATCATGATGCATTATACTCAGATAGTTTAACAGCGGTTGATGTGAATCTCGCAACACCGAGAAAATTACCAACACGTTTTACATGTACAGCGAAGTTTAGATATCGCCAACCGGATACGAAAGTAACAGTTGAAATAACTGGAGAACATACAGCGAATGTCATATTTGAAGAACCAGTTCGTGCGATTACACCAGGACAAGCGGTTGTTTTATATGAC
- a CDS encoding cysteine desulfurase family protein — translation MKAIYLDHAATTPVHPLVTEKYAELLNSVYGNPSSIHQYGREARKWLADARKVMAQSIHAKPTEIIFTSGGTEADNMAIFGAVNAMKSKGNHIITTNIEHHAVLNTCKQLQIDGFDVTILEADINGQVHVEQVAEALRDETILVTIMLGNNEVGTIQPIDEIGKLLTSHQALFHTDAVQAYGIVPINVDTLGVDLLSVSSHKLNGPKGVGFLYERTGTPSAPLVYGGEQERKRRAGTENVPAIVAFSEAVKIAEQTSEENSLKYHAFEKKLTTILAEQAIQFTVNAVESDRLPHITNISFPGTDIESLLVNLDMAGVCVSSGSACTAGSLDPSHVLTAMYGKGATELRNSVRFSYGYGLTIEQIEKVAYKTAEIVARLVK, via the coding sequence ATGAAAGCAATTTATCTAGACCATGCAGCAACGACACCTGTTCATCCGCTCGTCACAGAGAAATATGCAGAGCTACTGAATTCCGTGTATGGGAATCCTTCTAGCATCCACCAATACGGTAGGGAAGCGAGAAAATGGTTAGCTGATGCAAGAAAAGTAATGGCACAATCTATTCATGCAAAACCAACTGAAATTATTTTTACTTCAGGTGGGACAGAAGCTGATAATATGGCGATATTTGGTGCCGTGAATGCCATGAAATCTAAGGGGAACCATATTATTACGACAAATATTGAGCATCACGCGGTGTTAAATACGTGTAAACAACTCCAAATAGACGGTTTTGACGTGACAATTTTAGAGGCAGATATAAATGGTCAAGTTCATGTAGAACAAGTTGCAGAAGCATTAAGGGATGAAACGATCCTTGTCACGATTATGCTTGGAAATAATGAGGTTGGTACAATTCAACCGATTGATGAAATTGGAAAACTGCTAACAAGCCATCAAGCATTATTTCATACGGACGCAGTACAAGCTTATGGAATAGTACCAATTAACGTTGATACACTTGGGGTTGACTTACTATCTGTCTCTTCCCATAAATTAAATGGTCCAAAAGGTGTCGGCTTTTTGTATGAACGAACCGGCACACCTTCAGCACCTCTCGTTTACGGTGGAGAACAAGAAAGAAAACGTCGTGCAGGTACAGAAAATGTGCCAGCAATTGTTGCTTTTTCAGAAGCGGTAAAAATTGCAGAACAAACATCTGAGGAAAATAGTTTAAAGTATCATGCGTTTGAAAAGAAACTAACAACAATCTTAGCGGAACAAGCGATTCAGTTTACTGTAAATGCCGTGGAATCGGATCGTTTGCCGCATATTACAAATATAAGTTTTCCAGGCACAGATATTGAATCACTTCTCGTTAACTTAGATATGGCAGGGGTTTGTGTGTCGAGTGGTTCAGCTTGTACAGCAGGTTCACTTGACCCGTCACACGTTCTAACGGCTATGTATGGTAAAGGTGCGACCGAACTTCGAAACTCTGTCCGATTTAGCTATGGATACGGCTTAACGATAGAGCAAATAGAAAAGGTAGCCTATAAAACAGCAGAAATTGTAGCAAGGCTAGTAAAATGA
- the cymR gene encoding cysteine metabolism transcriptional regulator CymR, which yields MKISTKGRYGLTVVVVLGAKYGEGPVPLRQIAEEQSLSEAYLEQLIPPLRNHGIVKSVRGAYGGYMLAKPPEEITSGDVIRVLEGPIQPIEGLDDTDIPQYKLWKSIADAVREVLDTTTIADLVKSNKESTMDSYMFYI from the coding sequence ATGAAAATTTCCACAAAAGGACGATATGGCCTCACAGTAGTTGTCGTGTTAGGCGCTAAATACGGAGAAGGGCCAGTTCCATTGCGTCAAATTGCAGAGGAACAATCATTATCTGAAGCTTATTTAGAGCAGTTAATTCCACCATTACGCAATCACGGCATTGTGAAAAGTGTGCGCGGAGCTTATGGAGGCTATATGCTCGCCAAACCGCCCGAAGAAATTACTTCCGGGGATGTTATTCGCGTATTAGAAGGACCCATCCAGCCAATTGAAGGGTTGGATGATACAGATATTCCACAATATAAACTTTGGAAAAGCATTGCGGATGCTGTAAGGGAAGTACTTGATACAACAACAATAGCGGATCTTGTAAAATCAAATAAAGAATCTACTATGGATAGTTATATGTTCTATATTTAA
- a CDS encoding replication-associated recombination protein A codes for MHNEPLAYRMRPKNIDEIAGQEEIIGKNTALYHLIKKGHVPSMLLYGEPGIGKTSLAHAIAGTSDLPFISLNATVSGKKEVEDVVAEARVTGKVLLFLDEIHRFNKLQQDTLLPHVEKGSIVLIGATTENPFHDVNPAIRSRCGEIKQLKRLEASDLLGVLHRALTDQERGLGKQSIRITEAQLLKIAEGVNGDARKALNVLESVVIASDEENGETIVEDWLVDNLIGRIGLFSDKKGSHFYNLLSALQKSIRGSDVNAAIYYLAHLLETGDLVAVNRRLLVIAYEDIGLAAPHIGAHVLAATEAAVRLGMPEARIPLANAVIEMCLASKSNSAYKAFDAAVRAINSGNTGDIPPHLRDTHYAGAAELGHVGYQYPHNTPIGSFGGWIDQQYLPDKVEGTEFYRPVQAGDEVKLAAIYERMKEMKKNKR; via the coding sequence TTGCACAATGAACCATTAGCCTATCGCATGCGTCCAAAAAATATAGATGAAATTGCCGGTCAAGAAGAAATTATCGGCAAAAATACAGCACTTTATCACCTGATTAAAAAAGGACATGTTCCTTCTATGTTACTTTACGGAGAACCAGGTATTGGAAAAACTTCCCTGGCACATGCAATTGCAGGAACAAGCGATTTACCGTTTATATCATTGAATGCAACGGTATCGGGAAAAAAAGAAGTTGAAGATGTCGTTGCTGAAGCCCGTGTTACAGGAAAAGTTTTACTGTTTCTTGATGAGATCCATCGATTTAATAAGTTACAGCAAGATACTTTATTACCACATGTTGAAAAAGGATCAATTGTTCTGATCGGAGCTACGACGGAAAATCCGTTTCATGATGTAAACCCTGCGATTCGTTCTAGATGCGGGGAAATCAAGCAACTAAAAAGATTAGAAGCATCTGATTTACTCGGCGTATTACATAGAGCATTAACAGATCAGGAACGTGGCCTTGGAAAACAGTCCATTCGCATTACAGAAGCACAACTATTGAAAATAGCAGAAGGCGTAAATGGCGATGCGAGAAAAGCATTAAATGTTTTAGAATCTGTCGTCATCGCAAGTGATGAAGAAAATGGTGAAACGATTGTAGAAGATTGGCTAGTAGATAACCTAATTGGTAGAATTGGTTTATTTAGCGATAAAAAAGGTTCCCATTTTTACAATTTATTGTCCGCACTTCAAAAATCGATTCGTGGAAGTGATGTAAATGCAGCGATTTATTATTTAGCGCATTTATTAGAAACTGGAGACCTAGTTGCCGTGAATCGAAGGTTACTCGTGATCGCCTATGAAGATATCGGACTTGCTGCTCCACATATCGGTGCCCACGTACTTGCCGCCACTGAAGCAGCCGTCCGTTTAGGAATGCCAGAAGCGCGCATTCCACTTGCAAATGCAGTGATTGAAATGTGTCTCGCTTCAAAATCCAATTCAGCCTATAAAGCATTCGATGCGGCAGTTCGAGCAATTAACAGCGGAAATACTGGCGACATTCCCCCTCATTTAAGAGATACACATTACGCGGGTGCGGCGGAACTCGGACATGTCGGTTATCAGTATCCACACAATACGCCAATCGGGTCATTTGGCGGATGGATTGATCAACAATATTTACCTGACAAAGTTGAAGGAACTGAGTTTTATAGACCTGTACAAGCAGGAGACGAAGTCAAATTAGCTGCGATTTACGAGCGAATGAAAGAGATGAAGAAAAACAAACGGTAA
- a CDS encoding transcription repressor NadR: protein MTSSDKILGDQRRDLLVKTLKQATAPISGRKLGEMTNVSRQVIVGDVTLLKAMGEPIMATNRGYIYMHPQVEPKKIEKVIVCSHTAEQTEEELNILVDNGVTVKDVKIEHPIYGDLTASVMVSNRSEVQNFIQNIQQTNASLLLELTEGIHLHTIIADNEQEIENAETALRKAGFLVE from the coding sequence ATGACATCCTCAGATAAAATATTAGGAGATCAGCGGCGTGATTTACTTGTTAAAACACTTAAACAGGCAACTGCCCCCATTTCAGGTCGAAAACTTGGCGAAATGACCAATGTCAGTCGGCAAGTCATTGTCGGCGATGTTACTTTATTAAAAGCGATGGGTGAACCCATCATGGCGACAAATCGTGGATATATCTATATGCATCCACAAGTGGAGCCGAAAAAAATAGAAAAGGTAATCGTTTGTTCTCATACAGCAGAGCAAACGGAAGAAGAATTAAATATTCTAGTAGACAATGGTGTCACAGTAAAAGATGTAAAAATCGAACATCCCATCTATGGAGATTTAACCGCATCTGTCATGGTGTCTAATCGTAGTGAAGTTCAAAACTTTATCCAAAACATTCAACAAACAAACGCCTCCCTTTTATTAGAATTAACCGAAGGGATTCATTTACATACGATTATTGCAGACAATGAACAAGAAATTGAAAATGCTGAAACAGCTTTAAGAAAAGCAGGCTTTCTCGTCGAATGA
- a CDS encoding GNAT family N-acetyltransferase, with translation MIETERLIIRPYEVTDYKEWTRGYSERLPSTYKYDEGNDGDAHLFTKKWFAEWVEDFQKAAEQDETYLFGIFRKEDGAYIGEIELVTILRLDYEWGMMGYNIHNQFHRQGYGKESVEAATNMFFEDLRFHRIELQIHVDNEPSKKLAESAGFDFECIRKKHYYEGGKWTDQLIYVKYRQSLMG, from the coding sequence ATGATTGAAACAGAAAGGCTAATCATTCGTCCTTATGAAGTAACAGATTATAAAGAATGGACAAGAGGGTACAGTGAACGTTTGCCTTCAACGTATAAATATGATGAAGGCAATGACGGAGATGCTCATTTATTTACGAAGAAATGGTTCGCTGAATGGGTAGAAGACTTTCAAAAAGCCGCGGAACAAGATGAGACTTATTTATTCGGGATTTTTCGCAAAGAAGACGGCGCATACATAGGAGAAATTGAATTGGTTACCATTTTAAGATTGGACTATGAGTGGGGGATGATGGGGTACAACATACACAACCAATTCCATAGGCAAGGTTATGGAAAAGAAAGTGTAGAAGCAGCAACGAACATGTTTTTCGAAGATTTACGGTTTCACCGAATCGAATTACAAATTCACGTCGACAATGAACCGTCTAAAAAATTAGCAGAAAGTGCTGGATTTGATTTTGAGTGCATTCGAAAGAAACATTACTATGAAGGAGGAAAATGGACAGATCAACTGATTTATGTAAAATATCGTCAAAGTTTGATGGGGTAA
- a CDS encoding amidase, translated as MKIKSIEQLKQGFIKKEFSPVEITKIFLERIEATKELNAFITVTAEQALKQAKIAEQKYLAGEAYGVLEGIPITYKDNIYTKNIRTTSGSQVEEAFIPTENAPIVTRLQKEGAINLGKVNLHEYAFGITSENPFYGTVRNPWNQEYTAGGSSGGSAAAVAASLCMASIGTDTAGSIRIPAASTGTVGLKPTFGLLDNDHVRQISWTLDHIGPITNHMTDLGFMLEAMSGKQYSDAFSEDIRGVRIGVPKNYFNEQIADHMTKSYTEALHRLEKLGAVLIEIDVPFSESDLSCSMSIGITESSLVHEKTIKESLHLLGPDVKMSLENSHQILAIDYIKALRRKEELFLKFEKLFKDVDIIATPTIPDTAQKIGVRKFEINGVMDSTFHAMVRLPAVFNFTGQPALSIPCGIAPNGLPLGLQFAAAAYNERILLKTGYAYEQAYLSSFYDERERTLASLQTVNQ; from the coding sequence ATGAAAATAAAATCAATTGAACAACTGAAACAAGGTTTTATCAAAAAAGAGTTTTCACCAGTTGAAATTACGAAAATTTTTCTAGAGCGCATTGAAGCAACAAAAGAGTTAAATGCTTTTATCACTGTGACCGCAGAACAAGCACTCAAACAAGCGAAAATTGCTGAACAGAAGTATTTAGCGGGCGAAGCATACGGGGTGCTTGAAGGCATTCCAATTACGTATAAAGATAATATTTATACGAAAAACATTCGAACGACTAGCGGTTCGCAAGTCGAGGAAGCGTTTATTCCGACTGAAAATGCACCTATTGTCACCCGTTTGCAAAAAGAAGGGGCTATCAATTTAGGTAAAGTGAATTTACATGAATATGCTTTTGGCATCACTTCTGAAAACCCTTTTTATGGCACTGTCCGAAATCCTTGGAACCAGGAATATACGGCGGGTGGATCAAGCGGTGGTTCTGCAGCTGCGGTAGCTGCTTCGCTTTGTATGGCATCTATTGGAACTGATACGGCAGGTTCTATTCGAATTCCGGCTGCATCTACGGGAACAGTCGGGCTTAAACCTACATTCGGCTTACTTGATAACGATCATGTGAGACAGATTTCTTGGACGCTTGACCATATCGGACCGATTACAAATCATATGACTGACTTAGGATTTATGTTAGAGGCGATGAGTGGCAAGCAGTATTCAGACGCATTTTCGGAAGATATACGAGGTGTTCGAATCGGTGTACCTAAAAACTATTTTAATGAGCAAATTGCGGATCATATGACAAAATCTTATACCGAAGCACTTCACCGTTTAGAAAAGCTTGGAGCAGTCTTAATTGAAATTGATGTACCCTTTTCTGAATCTGATTTATCTTGCTCAATGAGCATCGGCATTACTGAATCAAGTCTTGTTCATGAAAAAACAATCAAAGAATCGCTTCATTTACTCGGACCTGATGTAAAAATGTCCTTAGAAAATAGCCACCAAATATTAGCCATTGATTATATAAAGGCTTTGAGGCGAAAAGAAGAGCTGTTTTTGAAATTTGAAAAGCTCTTTAAAGATGTCGATATTATCGCCACCCCAACTATCCCCGACACGGCACAAAAAATTGGTGTGCGAAAGTTTGAGATTAACGGTGTGATGGATAGTACGTTCCACGCCATGGTTCGTTTGCCTGCAGTCTTTAACTTTACAGGACAGCCAGCATTATCGATTCCTTGCGGGATTGCCCCGAACGGACTTCCGTTAGGACTTCAATTCGCGGCGGCAGCTTACAATGAAAGAATTTTGCTGAAAACAGGCTATGCTTATGAACAAGCTTATTTATCTTCATTTTACGACGAGCGAGAACGTACATTAGCCTCGCTTCAAACAGTAAATCAGTAA
- a CDS encoding HD domain-containing protein, which yields MEKVIQSCREMAYQVYSKFDASHDMQHIDRVLSNAKKISATEPQADEFIIELGVLLHDIDDPKYLSEENPTAKDILEAHELDAAVISDILTCIAAVSFSGGNEEEIPSIEGAIMRDADRLDAIGAIGIARAFAFGGAKGRKLYDLSEVPRDEMTEKEYRKKEVATVTHFYEKLLKIKGLMVTAEGIRLAQERHDFMESFLRQLYHEVD from the coding sequence ATGGAAAAGGTCATACAGTCCTGTCGAGAAATGGCTTATCAAGTATACAGTAAATTTGATGCAAGCCATGATATGCAACATATCGATAGGGTTTTAAGTAATGCTAAAAAAATTAGTGCAACAGAGCCACAGGCCGATGAGTTTATCATCGAATTAGGGGTATTACTGCACGACATCGATGATCCAAAGTACTTATCGGAGGAGAATCCTACAGCGAAGGATATTTTAGAAGCCCATGAACTCGATGCGGCTGTCATAAGCGATATTTTAACTTGTATTGCTGCTGTGTCTTTTAGTGGAGGCAATGAAGAAGAAATTCCGTCAATAGAAGGAGCGATTATGAGAGATGCCGACCGATTAGATGCCATTGGGGCGATTGGTATTGCAAGAGCTTTTGCGTTTGGCGGTGCAAAGGGGAGGAAGTTATATGATTTATCCGAAGTACCAAGGGATGAAATGACGGAAAAAGAATATCGGAAAAAAGAAGTTGCCACAGTAACACACTTTTATGAAAAGTTGTTAAAGATAAAAGGGTTAATGGTAACTGCGGAAGGAATACGACTGGCGCAAGAAAGACATGACTTTATGGAAAGTTTTTTAAGACAACTTTATCACGAAGTCGACTAA
- a CDS encoding cold-shock protein: MHQGKVKWFSNEKGYGFIEAEDGEDVFVHFTGIVGEGFKTLDEGESVSFEITDGNRGPQAANVTKLNQEI; the protein is encoded by the coding sequence ATGCACCAAGGTAAAGTGAAATGGTTCAGTAATGAAAAAGGCTATGGCTTCATTGAAGCGGAAGACGGAGAAGATGTATTTGTCCATTTTACTGGCATAGTTGGGGAAGGTTTTAAAACGCTAGATGAAGGCGAATCAGTATCATTTGAAATCACTGATGGAAACCGAGGACCTCAGGCGGCCAATGTCACAAAATTAAATCAAGAAATTTAA
- a CDS encoding zinc-finger domain-containing protein, translating into MERLNVMNEIDTIMDTYCMDCLLKKALAKDKGKRAAHRFCIKECTVGEQIRLLGEEMNKRSH; encoded by the coding sequence TTGGAACGATTAAATGTCATGAATGAAATCGATACCATTATGGATACATATTGTATGGATTGTTTATTGAAAAAAGCATTGGCAAAAGATAAGGGCAAGAGAGCCGCGCACAGGTTTTGCATAAAAGAATGTACTGTAGGTGAGCAAATTCGGTTATTAGGTGAAGAAATGAATAAGCGCTCACATTAA
- a CDS encoding reverse transcriptase-like protein: MIELYVDGASAGNPGKSGIGIFIKGEGHHIQLSEKIAPTDNHSAEFQALIRGLEETAKLTTGIVSVRSDSQIVVSAVDNEFVKNATYKKYLAEILTIAEQFDYFFIKWIPTAENRAADALAKKALHMP; the protein is encoded by the coding sequence TTGATTGAACTGTATGTTGATGGTGCAAGTGCAGGAAATCCCGGTAAAAGTGGAATCGGCATTTTTATTAAAGGAGAAGGACATCATATTCAGCTTTCTGAAAAAATTGCCCCAACTGATAATCATTCCGCTGAATTTCAAGCACTCATTCGCGGTTTAGAAGAAACGGCAAAGCTGACGACGGGAATTGTTTCCGTTCGTTCCGACTCACAAATTGTTGTATCGGCAGTTGACAATGAATTCGTAAAAAACGCTACATATAAAAAGTATTTAGCCGAAATTTTAACGATTGCAGAGCAGTTTGACTACTTTTTTATTAAATGGATTCCTACTGCGGAAAATCGGGCAGCCGATGCATTGGCGAAAAAAGCTTTACATATGCCGTGA
- a CDS encoding metallophosphoesterase has translation MKYAIFGDIHSSIEDLDQVLEHIEHISPEAKLIGTGDLFECTISKKDITDKKFTELNQVMLNPDGFETRLTFPSVKGNQEERIIQITETNNPLREKLVELPGTIMIENAQVIHGHQWKWGGEPWSLIAAEVNDPLVFYGHSHTSILTIDGNQQKIVWDHPYDVNGEQVMVNVGAVVGEREWVLYEADKKTVTFYKA, from the coding sequence TTGAAATACGCTATATTTGGGGATATTCATTCTTCGATAGAAGATTTAGATCAAGTGCTCGAACATATAGAGCACATCTCACCAGAGGCAAAGTTAATTGGTACAGGTGATCTATTTGAATGTACAATTAGTAAAAAAGATATAACGGATAAAAAATTCACCGAATTGAATCAAGTCATGCTGAACCCGGACGGATTTGAAACAAGATTGACTTTTCCCTCAGTGAAAGGAAATCAAGAGGAACGGATTATCCAAATTACAGAAACAAACAATCCATTACGTGAAAAATTGGTTGAACTCCCTGGGACGATCATGATTGAAAATGCTCAAGTGATTCATGGACATCAGTGGAAATGGGGCGGGGAACCTTGGTCGCTCATTGCTGCGGAAGTGAATGATCCACTTGTGTTTTATGGTCATAGCCATACTTCAATCTTAACAATCGATGGTAACCAGCAAAAAATAGTGTGGGATCATCCGTATGACGTGAATGGTGAACAGGTTATGGTCAATGTTGGTGCAGTTGTTGGGGAACGAGAATGGGTACTATATGAGGCGGACAAAAAAACCGTCACTTTTTATAAAGCATAG
- a CDS encoding sulfurtransferase has protein sequence MSYVFISLENIDHASYKWIDARFSLKDPVEGKRKYEEAHVKNAVHWDLNDDLSNLHDSGGRQPLPQKEALVELFERSGLALDDQIIVYDDGGSPFATRAWWILQYAGFKQAYILLEGFEELKAAGIPIDSEKPQIKRTIVTPNWNESIYASRQYVEETVDGKRDNTLIDARAAIRYRGETEPLDRIAGHIPGALNFDWEQLKENGVYRLDNQLQEQLGQLVGDKQEVTVYCGSGVTATPLYAMLAHHGYENIRLYVGSYSDWVSKVDAPVGVIKPQ, from the coding sequence ATGTCATATGTATTTATTTCCTTGGAAAATATTGATCATGCTTCATATAAATGGATAGATGCACGATTCTCCTTAAAAGATCCGGTAGAAGGTAAGAGGAAATATGAGGAAGCACATGTGAAAAATGCGGTGCACTGGGATTTGAACGATGATCTATCAAATCTTCATGACTCAGGGGGACGTCAACCACTTCCACAAAAAGAAGCGCTTGTTGAATTATTTGAAAGAAGTGGCTTGGCACTGGATGACCAGATTATTGTGTATGATGACGGCGGTAGTCCATTTGCGACCCGCGCTTGGTGGATACTCCAATATGCGGGTTTCAAACAGGCCTATATTTTATTGGAAGGTTTTGAGGAATTAAAGGCGGCAGGTATTCCGATTGATAGCGAGAAGCCTCAAATTAAAAGGACGATTGTTACACCGAACTGGAATGAGTCAATTTATGCATCTAGGCAGTATGTCGAAGAAACAGTTGACGGAAAACGAGATAATACCCTTATCGATGCACGTGCTGCGATAAGGTATCGTGGTGAAACGGAGCCACTTGACCGGATTGCAGGCCATATTCCCGGCGCGCTGAACTTTGACTGGGAACAATTAAAGGAAAACGGCGTCTATCGCTTAGACAATCAATTGCAAGAACAACTTGGACAATTAGTCGGTGACAAACAAGAAGTAACCGTTTATTGTGGAAGTGGCGTGACTGCAACGCCGCTATATGCTATGCTAGCCCATCATGGTTATGAAAATATACGCCTGTACGTTGGTAGTTATAGTGATTGGGTATCAAAAGTAGATGCACCTGTTGGCGTAATAAAACCGCAATAA